GTTGTTTATCAGTTTGAAAATATGGAATACGTAAGttgaattattgttttatcttTTGCCACTTTCAATTTTGACCTACACATGTGAACTAAAAACATTGTCTGAACTTAATTTTACTGAAACTCGGAGATAATCATATGTGGGCAACAAAGGTAACGCATGTATATTAGAAGAATGCATATAGGTGTCGCTGCATGCCTATGTGTACTTATACGAACTTGGAGAATATAAAGTTGTAGCTTGTTAATAATTCCTTGCATATATTAGGTTCTTGACTTTGGATTTGATCGGCTTGGAGCAACTGGACCAGAGGTAATTGTGCGAACATTAAGTTGCAACCTTTTTTTGGTACCTTGTTCTGTCGTTCCTCATTGCCTTCTCTCTccgtttcttgtttttaatgCTTGCTGTCTCGCATAATCCTACTATTTTGGTAGACTCTTGGCATATCTTCAGTTCCTACCTTGAACATATATGATGATGGAGTAAGCTATCCTGGGTCCTCCGCTTCAGGAAAAGACTGTTTGTTACGGCACATTGGTTTTGTGCGCTTTGGAATATTTGATtggaaaaaagagaggaaaaaacgTTGGGTTTATATAGGACTTGCTTCGTGGGAAGGGATTTGAGGTTTGGTGTATTTTAGCATATCTCCTCTCTTTGGGTGCATAATTCGAAATTTCCTTTcggaaattatattatttatttttgcaattaCCAACAACAATGGGGCTCCTTAGAGCAGCTTCAGATGTCATATGTGGTGAATGAATGTTGTGATTCATATTCTTATTTGGATGTATAATTACGTATAGTTTAGACATTAATGATAGTGTAGAATACGACTTAGACTTGGTGATGCTGGTAGTATTTATAATTGAACAGCTGTTATTCTTGTTTGTTACTAGTTTAACtctcaaaatcttttttttcctttctttttctaatttgaagaactttttTTCATACGGTTTCAAATAATGCCACTTTACTTTCCCCCCACCTTTTTGTTAAACAAagttcttaatttaattatgttccTTTGAGTGCAGAACAGATTGATCACCCTATCCTGATTACAGAATGTGTCTGCAATCCAGTTCAATCTCGTAGTAAAATGGCAGAGCTTTTGTTTGAGACCTATGGAGTTCCTTCAATAGGTATGGTTCTTGTTCATGTTGTTGAATTTACTATGTTCTCTAATGATCGGTCACCATAATTTTGCCGAAGTAATGTTTTCAAGCTCTTTTCTGTGGCAGTCCTTTTCCGCTGGGTTACAGATTAAGacttatattttatgtttggcTTGTACCTCTAAACATaacctataatttaatttacttatAGTGTTTGGTTCTACTTCTTTGacattattttttcctttccccTTGTAACTTTATTACAGCATATGGTGTCGATGCGGCATTCAGCTATATGTACAACCAACAACTTGGGATATGCGATAAAGATGGCCTTGCTATTTGCCCTGGATTTACTGCTAGCCATGTTATTCCGGTTTGCTTTAGTCTTTCATCCTCTTACTATTTCATAGAGCTTATCAATTCATTGTTGTATTGTTCTTGTAAAATAACCCGCACCGTGTATGAGGTCTCTTGCTTGTGATGCATCAAGCTATTGATCTTTCTGACTTATCAATGTTTGAGTTGGTATCAATATCGTTTTTAGTAAATATGAACTTTCTTGCTTATGATGCAAGTGTGTACTGCTGTTGATCTTTCCGTCTATATCAATGTTTGAGTTGGTGTTCATAaagctttttgttttttgaattttcttttcttcaacgTTTATGCATTGTTATAATTTTGTCAATTTGAGGTTGAGTGTTTGAAGCTCCAAACTTTGATGTTTCTAGTTGTACTATtcatgtatatattttataattgactATTGAGTGAACTGCATCTAGCACACTTGATTTTAATGGAGAGTCTATGATAGTTGTAAACGTGATCTTTATTATCAGTTCATCGATGGGGAGCCCCTTTATAAAGGATGCTGCAGAACCAATATTGGTGGATATCATGTGACTGATTCTCTGAAGCAACTTCTTTCACTCAAATATCCTCATCACATGTAAGTAGAATTCATTTCACATATTTAGTGTGTGCGAAGTtggcaaaaaagaaaaaaattcataattttagttCATGCAAAAGGACCCAGTTCACGTGGGAGAAGGTTGAAGATCTGAAGATGGAGCATTGCTATATAGCTTCAGATTATGCATCTGAGGCTCAATTGTTTCAGGTAGCCTTCTTGGCTTTACTATTATCGTTATCATCATCGTGTGTATCCGTCCCTTCATTCAGTTTGAATCCTATATCTATGAACAGAAAGGGACCAAGGAAGTAGAAGAGAAAACTAGGTGTTGGCAACTCCCATGGATTCCACCACCTACTGAAGAGCCTCCTTCAGAAGAGGAGATCGCAAGAAAGGCCGCAATTAAGGAGAAACAAGGTCAACGATTGAGAGAAATGGCTGAAGCAAAAAGATCTTCAAGGATCAATGAGCTTGAAAATGAAGTGCGTGGTTTGGAGTTTCTTTTGCATCAGCTTGTGCAAGTGTCCGAGGTTGATATTCCATCCTTCTTGTCAGAGACTGGGTACGTCTCTAAGCAGGAAATTGAATCTGCTCTGACCAAAACAACACAATCTTTGCGGAAAGCAAAGGGTGAACGCAAGGATGATCAAGCGGAAACTGAGGATCATACAGATGCTACAAATGAAAAGTTTCATCTTATCAATGTCCCTGATGACATGTTGTCACCTGAACAGGTAAAATAAGGCTGTATATGCATGATAAACACCTGAATGTTTTAAACattgattcttttttgttgttcaGCGCTGCCATACATTGTCTAAATATGATCGTTACGAGGATCCAAATGATATTAGTGCATTCTTCATAAATGCTtctcttttataattattgaaattcatGCAGTTTGAGTTTCTTGGCAgatcaaagagaaaagaaggcAATTGTTTCTCAAAACCACGTCTGAAGGGCGGCAGCGCGCCAAGCAGAAACGTTATGAAGAAGAgttagaaagagaaaggagaagCCAGCtggatgaagaaagaagaatgtaTACACACAATCTCTTCCTACCTTGCTTGCTGGAAGTTatccattatatatatacatatatattgtATGAAACTGAGCTTTTATTTAGAGAAAttagagaaatgaaagaatgcACAAGGGTGGAAGTTACCATTGTTCATTTGAATGGTTCATTATACTGGATTTCtatgaattgattttttaatatgctTGTTTTCCCCTTTCTATTTCTTCCTTTGTAGGGAGAACCCTGAGCTTTATTTAGAGGAACTGTATGTCAAATACAAGGAGCTGTCTGAAAAAGTGGAGCAGCGAAAACGAATCAAGACTAATGGAGGCCCTACAAATGGGAATAATTTATCTGGAGGAGTAGGACGTGGTGAGAGACTGAATGCTGCCCAGAGGGAGAGGATGCGACTTTTAACGACAGCAGCCTTTGATCGTGGGAAGGGTGAGGACACCTTTGGTGCAAGAGATGAAGATTGGCAGCTTTATAAACTTATGAGCAAAGATAACAATGATGATGACGATGAAGGCCCAGATGAGGATGAAGCTGAATTGGTTCGTTTATCCTCTAGGCTCCAGGTCAGTCCCAACTTAGTCTGCTTTACCTATTTACTGATTTCAAGACCTTGGTCTTTAGTTGCTGAGATATTAAGTCTAATGCCTTGCTACTGTAATCAGGACATAGATCCCACTTTTGTTCTGAAGTCAGATGTTCAACCAACTGAAGTGCCAAAATTTCGTCCACTTACCAAGGAAGACTTCCAGATTGTTATGGGGGTTGAAAGGTTTCGATGCCCTGAAATTCTATTTCATCCCAACTGGATTGGAGTTGACCAGACAGGATTAGATGAAATGACTGGTGTCTCATTACGGAGATTGCCATCGTACAGTGATGATATTGCAGAAAGATTAACCAATTCAGTACTTATTACAGGAGGAAGTTGCCTTTTTCCTGGCATGAGGGAACGCTTAGAAGCTGGAATTCGGATGATCAGGCCATGCGGGTCGCCTATTAGGGTGGTCAGAGCATTGGATCCAGTTCTCGATGCATGGCGGGGGGCTTCTGTTTATGCTGCTGCTTCACAATTCACAACACAGACTTTCAGTAGGATGGATTATTATGAGAAGGGCGAGGATTGGCTTCGCAGATACCAATTACGGTACTCACTTTAGTTAAGTTTAAGTTCGTTGATGGCTGCTGTATCCTTGACAATCCATGTTTAGTAGATGTATACTACTTCCTACCCCATGATCTGACATGCTTTGCATATAATGTCGATAATCAATCCATATCCTTTGCAAATTACCTGGACTTCCATCAGCcgtgtatttatttttaatttttaggtgAACGTTTCATTTTCCACTCTTGGTACTTCACTAATTGTGCAAGTTAAACTCCATTCATCAAAGCATTTTCATATTTAGCTACAAAACTTCAAGTATAGGAATTTAATGATACTGATAGACTACAATAAAACTGAATACATTGAATGTCTAATAAACACACAAAGAATTCTgttagaattttattattacaaGAATCATATTTACAAATGACAACTCTTCCCAAATGGGAAAGCTAAACAATGAATCAAAGTGTGAaatacaagaaattaaaatcatgCTTACAATTTGTCTTCCTTGATTGATTACAGCAAAGTGTCAAATGTAGCTACTATTCCTTTTTACATTATATGGCAAATTTCTTTTAGACGGCAAGCCTAACTGCTGGAGCCCTCAATGGCCTTCACGACTCCAGCTTGATGAAGCTTGCCGCTGTGTTGCTTTGCCTGATGTTGCGACCAGTAAGCATGTGCAGCCAGCACTCGATCCAGGAGTTCTTGTGGGACAGGCTCGCCCCTTCTCTGCTGAGGTGATATTTTTGCCGTGTGAACCAAGGTTTTCCATTTATCCTGCAACACATCCTCATcaggttaaaattttatttcaacagtAGTAATGGATCACACTAACACATGTTTAGGAGACGGAACCCCACCTTCAAATCTACGTAAGTTCGGTGATCTGCATTTTCAAATGCTCGGAATTTAACATCCCGCCACCTGCAAAAAGGAAACACAGTTTGAATTGGTTTAAACTCATGCCTTGCGGTGAGGTTGATTGTGTTGTTAGAAAGCATTGGCAAACCTTCCAGTTCCTAGCTCCTCAATGGCCTGAACCAGCGCTTCTACTTCTGAAACGGAGAAGGGTCTCCTCGTTCGACGCTGTACAGCTTCTGAACgcttggattttggattcaaggGAACTACAGCTAATGCTTCCATAGTCATGTCTGGAACAGGAACCAAAGCTTTGCAATCTTGTAAAGAATTGTCAGGTAACTGGTCAATGCTGGTAGTAATCAGTTCATGTCTATTTTCATCTTGGTTTTGAGGGTTGGTCAATATAGTATTAGGTAAGGCGGCATCTAGTATTCCCGAGCTCGAAGGATTTACAGGTGAGCTGTAAAGAAATTGACACAGCACGAAAAATTTTAGGTACTCCGAAATCTCAAGATGGAACGAAACAAAAACCTAGTTGTATGTTTGAATGTAATGGTAATACCTGGGTAGAAGTTCAGTCATGTCACATGCTAATATCTGAGGGGGATCCTCAGAACACAAAGGCAGAGTAATATTATGCACAAGATTTGGCTCCAGAGTGAAACCAACGGTATCCAAGTTATCTTTACAAGAAAGTCCTGTCTGCAACAGGGTTCTGTTGTCATCTCTAACCTTATTCCCGTGAACGAGAACCCCAACACGTAATCCATCCTTGAGAATAGCAGTTACTGCCTCAAGTACTATCTTCTGGAGAAAGTTACAGAACTTATATTAGTTTGATATACAAATGGATGGCTTCTTGGCACTTTCATTGACAGAAAGTTGTTACATTGTGTTTTCAAGTCCAAAAGAGATCAGGTGAACTGCACTTTATTTTACCTTCAGCGACCCAACAGTTGCGTTTTCTGGGATATCAATGAATAGCTCTGGCACCTTGAATGATCTAATGCTAAATTTTACTGTTGAACAATCAAGCAGAGCATATGATGAGAAACCAAGTTACCAAATGATGTTAAGATGCAAGGGATCGTTCATACCATGAGCATCTTTGGAGTGGAAGGATGCTTGTTGACCTGATGGTGTTGAAACACTTGCTGCACATGTAGAGGAAATTTATTGAGATTACTGGGGCACAGAAATGTAGTTATACTGGTCCTAAATGGACTCTAAATTCAAGCAACAAGTTAGCTATGGACCTCCGTGCAATATTGCAGCTAATCCAGACTTATCGACGTTGACGCTCTTTTCGGGAGAGTTGGTTACGCTTTCACTGCTCATTCCTCCATCAGAATTCACCATGGAGCTTCGGTAGACAAATCTTCTCCTTTTGTAAAGACTATCACCCTGGTATCTCTCACTGTTGAAATACAGCTTCCTCTTGCGAAAGGGGTTTCGTGCTTCTTCGTCTATAGATTCTGATACGAAAGCGAATCAAAAGTTACAAACAGATTTCATAACAAGCAAACTACGACGAAAACTCAGAAAATGAACTCACCAGATCTAGGAACCTCACAGTCCTTCAGCTTTGGAGCTGCTTTCCAGTGTTTGGAATTCAGTAATTTCCTTATTCGTCGGCCTGCAATTCGTGATGGAGGTCTAAACGAGTTCGAGTGGATGCTAGATTTATTGGACCTaaatttttcatcttcatctctACTTGCTAACTTAAAGTAATTCCTATATCTGGAAAACGAACTATGAATGGCATCGGTCGACAAGGGCAATTTAGTTTTGAAGCTTGAATTGGCTGTAGTTGGTGATTTCCTATGGGACTTGTTCAGATCCTTAGAATTGTGGGAATCAGCCATATTTGGAAACCCAATTCCAAATCCCTCAGCCTCATGTGCTTCTTCATTTACAATCTTCATACCAGTTTCAGTTGATTCTACAAACTCAGGGGAGCCTTCCTCTGGTTTAGCGCGATAATCTTCGAACTCCGTCTTGCGAATCACAGGCTTAACATCGCCACAGGCCTCGTCTGAGCTATTAGAATTTACGACAACTGAAGTACAATCCAAAACAGTATCATTATCTACATATTGGAGTTTCTTCAGATTTTGTTTCTGATCAGTGTTTTCTAAACCAAGATCACAGCTTTGACTGCTACCACCATCACAGCATTCCACCTTGAAAGCTCTCTCCTCGTTCGACTGTTCTTCCTTGACGACGTTTGTGCCGATCACCGAGTGATCTCCATCAGACGTATTACTACATGCCGTGCTCTCGCCATCCTGCAGAAGCTTCCCTGCTAAAGAAGCCAGCAGTTCAATTGCGCAGATCTGGCCATCCTCGAAATCGTTCTTTCTATGAACCCTCTTCTAGAATCAAGGAGGACAAGATTTAAGTGACAATTCAACAAATCAGAGAGTTATAGAAAGAGATCTGAAGATGCAATTTTACTCACCCTAAGAGATCTCGGACCTCTCGGGACGGTCCAGTCCGAAAAGCTACTGAATCTGTTATCCAGTCTCTTCTTCATCACCATGTCTTAGGCATTCATTGTGATAAAAACTCATCAAACACACAGAGATTCGCCAGTTTCACTGCCAATCATCAAAACAACAGAccaaaatcattcaaatttgaaattccaGATTCAGCAAAAACTTCGGATTGGGACGAAAATGTTGCACTTCAATTCATAACGAcagcaagaaaaaaataaaacagatttagaaatcaaagaacattcaaaatttcaatgtcACAAACTTGAAGAACTGGAAATCTGGAACAAAGAGATCGAATTTTCAAACAGAgattaaagaaatgaaacaaataagCAAAATTCAGAATTCGGAATCAAAACCCAATTCCAAAACCACGAAATGAAAACATCCGATTCATAAGTTGCTTGCTTCAACAACATAAAACCAAACAGAGAGCATCGGATCAACCCAAATTAAACCAATTTCAGAGAATTCAACTTCGAGAAGAAAGTCAAATCCACAGGATCCGATCTTAAACCCATCATAGCTTCCCAACTTCAGACGATTTCTGAAGaaccaattgttcataaaTCCAACAGAAATGACACAGAACAAAACCCATCCAACAAAAACATCAGAATTCATACAGATTCCCATATTTTGCGAGAACCGAACAACCCGAAGAACACgaaccaaaaaacaaaatctaaactCCAAAATTCTCTGTGCAAAccggaaaagaaaaaaaaaaaactcaccgGTAGAAGGAGGatccaaataattaattccaaCCCAAGATCCAAGTTGGAGCTCAGATTTCAAAAAAGAAGGTAAGAAGAaggtaagaagaagaatgcaGCAAATTTAGAGGAAATTGGAAGAGGAGATCCAGAATCCATTgcaggaagaagaaaagagatcCATGAAATTCcgaagaagaaaattcaaagatgaaAACGAGAAATGATTTCAGCGggtaaaaaaattgtagaggAGCAAAACCCCGTTTCTTAattgttcaaaattaaaaaaaaaaataaaaataaaccagGAACATAAACTCTCTCTAAAACCTCTTACAGCATATATCCTCAAATGTTTGACCACGAAACCGGAACATCCGGTGCCCATCCATCGTCCTTACCGGCTATATCCAGTTAAACCCACcaaaacccttttcttttcttttctattcttttcttttccccgtGAGGCTGCTTCTTAACGTAATAACTCCCACTTCCTCCAATTACCTTTTGACATGTGGCACCCTCCTTTCCCTATACGCAACTTCCTTAAAAAACTTTTCCCcaaccaaaataattaattaaacatttaaatattttacgatcaaaatccaatttttttcataataaaattaaatttgataattttgttcGTTACATTAATCtggttttttaatatataattaaagaaacaaagtaCGAGTAATTAGAGGGATTACG
This genomic window from Cucurbita pepo subsp. pepo cultivar mu-cu-16 chromosome LG01, ASM280686v2, whole genome shotgun sequence contains:
- the LOC111792701 gene encoding actin-related protein 5-like isoform X1, coding for MPFVSEIQRQSDFNHFPSTTPIVIDNGASSFRIGWAGESDPRVIFRNIVQRPRHKATGETVTIVGDHDPSLMKYFDCTRSGPRSAFDGNVVYQFENMEYVLDFGFDRLGATGPEIDHPILITECVCNPVQSRSKMAELLFETYGVPSIAYGVDAAFSYMYNQQLGICDKDGLAICPGFTASHVIPFIDGEPLYKGCCRTNIGGYHVTDSLKQLLSLKYPHHMTQFTWEKVEDLKMEHCYIASDYASEAQLFQKGTKEVEEKTRCWQLPWIPPPTEEPPSEEEIARKAAIKEKQGQRLREMAEAKRSSRINELENEVRGLEFLLHQLVQVSEVDIPSFLSETGYVSKQEIESALTKTTQSLRKAKGERKDDQAETEDHTDATNEKFHLINVPDDMLSPEQIKEKRRQLFLKTTSEGRQRAKQKRYEEELERERRSQLDEERRMENPELYLEELYVKYKELSEKVEQRKRIKTNGGPTNGNNLSGGVGRGERLNAAQRERMRLLTTAAFDRGKGEDTFGARDEDWQLYKLMSKDNNDDDDEGPDEDEAELVRLSSRLQDIDPTFVLKSDVQPTEVPKFRPLTKEDFQIVMGVERFRCPEILFHPNWIGVDQTGLDEMTGVSLRRLPSYSDDIAERLTNSVLITGGSCLFPGMRERLEAGIRMIRPCGSPIRVVRALDPVLDAWRGASVYAAASQFTTQTFSRMDYYEKGEDWLRRYQLRYSL
- the LOC111792712 gene encoding telomere repeat-binding protein 4-like isoform X1; protein product: MVMKKRLDNRFSSFSDWTVPRGPRSLRKRVHRKNDFEDGQICAIELLASLAGKLLQDGESTACSNTSDGDHSVIGTNVVKEEQSNEERAFKVECCDGGSSQSCDLGLENTDQKQNLKKLQYVDNDTVLDCTSVVVNSNSSDEACGDVKPVIRKTEFEDYRAKPEEGSPEFVESTETGMKIVNEEAHEAEGFGIGFPNMADSHNSKDLNKSHRKSPTTANSSFKTKLPLSTDAIHSSFSRYRNYFKLASRDEDEKFRSNKSSIHSNSFRPPSRIAGRRIRKLLNSKHWKAAPKLKDCEVPRSESIDEEARNPFRKRKLYFNSERYQGDSLYKRRRFVYRSSMVNSDGGMSSESVTNSPEKSVNVDKSGLAAILHGASVSTPSGQQASFHSKDAHVKFSIRSFKVPELFIDIPENATVGSLKKIVLEAVTAILKDGLRVGVLVHGNKVRDDNRTLLQTGLSCKDNLDTVGFTLEPNLVHNITLPLCSEDPPQILACDMTELLPSSPVNPSSSGILDAALPNTILTNPQNQDENRHELITTSIDQLPDNSLQDCKALVPVPDMTMEALAVVPLNPKSKRSEAVQRRTRRPFSVSEVEALVQAIEELGTGRWRDVKFRAFENADHRTYVDLKDKWKTLVHTAKISPQQRRGEPVPQELLDRVLAAHAYWSQHQAKQHSGKLHQAGVVKAIEGSSS
- the LOC111792712 gene encoding telomere repeat-binding protein 4-like isoform X2 produces the protein MVMKKRLDNRFSSFSDWTVPRGPRSLRRVHRKNDFEDGQICAIELLASLAGKLLQDGESTACSNTSDGDHSVIGTNVVKEEQSNEERAFKVECCDGGSSQSCDLGLENTDQKQNLKKLQYVDNDTVLDCTSVVVNSNSSDEACGDVKPVIRKTEFEDYRAKPEEGSPEFVESTETGMKIVNEEAHEAEGFGIGFPNMADSHNSKDLNKSHRKSPTTANSSFKTKLPLSTDAIHSSFSRYRNYFKLASRDEDEKFRSNKSSIHSNSFRPPSRIAGRRIRKLLNSKHWKAAPKLKDCEVPRSESIDEEARNPFRKRKLYFNSERYQGDSLYKRRRFVYRSSMVNSDGGMSSESVTNSPEKSVNVDKSGLAAILHGASVSTPSGQQASFHSKDAHVKFSIRSFKVPELFIDIPENATVGSLKKIVLEAVTAILKDGLRVGVLVHGNKVRDDNRTLLQTGLSCKDNLDTVGFTLEPNLVHNITLPLCSEDPPQILACDMTELLPSSPVNPSSSGILDAALPNTILTNPQNQDENRHELITTSIDQLPDNSLQDCKALVPVPDMTMEALAVVPLNPKSKRSEAVQRRTRRPFSVSEVEALVQAIEELGTGRWRDVKFRAFENADHRTYVDLKDKWKTLVHTAKISPQQRRGEPVPQELLDRVLAAHAYWSQHQAKQHSGKLHQAGVVKAIEGSSS
- the LOC111792701 gene encoding actin-related protein 5-like isoform X2 is translated as MAELLFETYGVPSIAYGVDAAFSYMYNQQLGICDKDGLAICPGFTASHVIPFIDGEPLYKGCCRTNIGGYHVTDSLKQLLSLKYPHHMTQFTWEKVEDLKMEHCYIASDYASEAQLFQKGTKEVEEKTRCWQLPWIPPPTEEPPSEEEIARKAAIKEKQGQRLREMAEAKRSSRINELENEVRGLEFLLHQLVQVSEVDIPSFLSETGYVSKQEIESALTKTTQSLRKAKGERKDDQAETEDHTDATNEKFHLINVPDDMLSPEQIKEKRRQLFLKTTSEGRQRAKQKRYEEELERERRSQLDEERRMENPELYLEELYVKYKELSEKVEQRKRIKTNGGPTNGNNLSGGVGRGERLNAAQRERMRLLTTAAFDRGKGEDTFGARDEDWQLYKLMSKDNNDDDDEGPDEDEAELVRLSSRLQDIDPTFVLKSDVQPTEVPKFRPLTKEDFQIVMGVERFRCPEILFHPNWIGVDQTGLDEMTGVSLRRLPSYSDDIAERLTNSVLITGGSCLFPGMRERLEAGIRMIRPCGSPIRVVRALDPVLDAWRGASVYAAASQFTTQTFSRMDYYEKGEDWLRRYQLRYSL